A window of Ktedonobacterales bacterium genomic DNA:
GATCAACCTGGGTCCGGTGGGAGCGGGCAAGACCTCCTATTTCCTGAGCACCTTCATTGCCGCAGATATAGCCCGGCCTGATGTCGCCCTGGTGCTGTTTGACGGCCAGCGCGAGATGACCGAGCAGGTGTTGGCCCTGGCCCAACGGCATCACCGCGAGGTGGTGCTGTACCCGGATGCCGGGTTTAATCCCCTGGTTGGACCCGGAGGCCCGCACGCCCATGCCGCTTTGTTTGCTGACCTGTTCGCCCAGGTGAGCGAAACAGGAACGCAAGGCGCCTCAGGCTACTATCTGCAAAAGGCGCAGTCGTTCCTTCGGAAAACCATTCCACTCTACGAACGCGCCTATCGGCAGCCAATGCTGCTGCAAGAACTGCTTGAACTGTGCCTGAGCGACGAGAGACGCGAGGGCCTCCTGGCAGCAGCGGCTGGATCCCCTGAGGCGCGCGAGTACACCCTCTTCTGCAACAACTGGTCGAAATCAGACTTTGATCAAAACCTCTCCGGCTTGGTCAACTTCCTGGATCGGCTCTGTGTAGGCCGCAATGCGTTTCTCTATAACCAGCGCCACGCCCCCACGCTGGCCGAGTGCCTGGAGCAAAAAAAGGTGGTGATGATCCGTGCAGGTGGGCCAGTCGGCACCCAGGAACACACGCTTGGCCTGCTCTACATGATCAGCTTGCAAGCGTATGCGGCCCAGCGCGCGATCACGCACTCCCCCCATCTGGTGAGTGTCTTCCTGGATGAGGCGCATCTCTACTTTACGGCGAACTTCCCAACCTTCATTGCGACGGCGCGCAAGCGTCGGGTGGCGCTGCAGCTGGGATTCCAGGCGTTTGAGCAGTTGGAGCCGTTTCGCCAGACCATTACGACCAATGCGCGCACCTGGATCGTGCATAATGGCCTGCTCCATCTTGATGCGCAGGTCGTGGCAGACAACATCGGCAAACGCAACTTTCAGACGCGCAGTTGGTCGTATGCACGCTTCCGAGAGCCGCATGCCACCGTCTCCGACACCTGGGATTATCTGGTGCAGCCCCATGAGATCCGGGGGCTGGATGCTAACCACGTGCTGATCCTGACCGTCGAGGGGCGTGAGACGGCTGCGCATGTGCTGGCGCGCAAGCCCAGGCTGCTGGACCTGCCCACAACGCCCTATCACGAGCCAGCCGTCCCCATGTACGCTCCTCCCACCATCTGGGCAGAGCCAGAGAACCGGCAGCCTTCAACGACGTCTGCCACAAGGCAAGCCGCATCCGATTGGTAGGTATCAGATGGGGAAGTACGTGCAGCCAACGGCGCGAGATGTCGCGCTGTTTCGGTACATCGGGCAGCGAGGGCTGTCCAACACGCAGGCGATTCATCAGCAGTTTTGGGCAGGACGGAAAATACAAACCTGCCAGGACCGACTCGCCCAACTCGTGAAAGGAGGCTATCTGCATACCGCCATGACCGACGCCCGTGGGAAGGCTGAACAGATATACTGGCTCGGTCGGAAGGCGGAGCACCTCTTTGCTGCGGCAGAACGCGCCAGCTTTGTCAAAGGGAGGCCAGCCCAGGCCGAGATTGGGCATGTGCTGACGATGGGAGATGTGCTGGAAAAGTTGAAGCAGCGGTACAGGGTGACAGACGTGACCACGGAGCGCGCATTGAAGGGGGAACATAAACGAGGCTTGAGCACGGTGCTGGCTGATGGGCGGATGCGCCTGGATGGAGTGGAGTATCTGCTGGAGATTGATTCCCCGCACTACACCGGGCAGCGGTTACGAAAAAAGGTGGCAGGCTTTGGGAAAGCGGGGAAGCCCACCTTGTGGGTCGTTGCAAGTCAGGCCCGGCTCCGCACGGTGAGTCGTGCGACGGCAGGGCAGGCGAATATTCAGGTCGTACAGGTGAACAAACTATGAACGAATTACACCCAGACGAGGTCGCCCTGCTGGCCTTCCTCCACCGGGTCAGGCGCGCGACGGCAGGCGATCTCCACAAACACGCATGCAGTGACCTCTCAAGAACCCAGTTCTACCGCAGGTTAGCCAGGCTGGTGGAAGGGAGATATATGGCTGCCGAGTTGCTGCTCCCAGAGCGGGGGCATGGATCGCCCCGCGCCTATCGCCTGCTCCTGAAAGGCGCGCGAGCCATCGGGCTGACGTCGCTGCGTTCCGATCATTACCGGAAGCAGAGGCGGGAAGTCTACCAGGCGCAGCAGGTACGGCATGAACTGGCGCTCTGGGCTGAACGGTATGGCTGGCGTCTCCTCACGACTGACGAGGAGTGCCGTCCCGCGCTGATCGGGCTGCTCACCGGGGTCGCCTATGCCCGGTATGGCGAGCACTTCCCAACGCATACCATCGTCCCCACACCTGTGAAGGTGCGCCCTGATCTGCTCCTGGAGACTGGCAACGCGCTGGTGTTGATCATCATTGGACATCCCCAGGCCAGCGCCATGTTCTGGAAAAGCAGGATGGAGCGCTATGCGCCTCTGCTCCACGCCGTTCGCGTGGCCTGCTTTGCCCTTACCGAGCAACAGCACCACGATGCCGCCGCGGTGATCGCGGCAACGGGGCATGCGAAACGATGCCTACTCTTAGGCCCATCCCAGGTGATGGAACTGGTTAATCGGCTCGCCCATGAGTAGTTTTCTGGAGCTGTGCTAGCCTAGCTTTAGCGTGTCTTTTGTCTCTTATCTGCTCTCCAGGGCGTAGTGCCTTGGGGAGCAGATAATTTTTGTGATGAGGTGAACCATGAAGAAACGTTTCAATTTTCAACAGCGGTCGTCCCAGTGGCCTCAGCGTTCCTCCCCGCGTGGTGTACCCATACCCCGGTTGGCAACCCTGCGCCGCCAGCAAGGACTCTCCCAGGCCGAACCCGCCGAACGCGCGGGCGATGGCGTCAGTACCATCAGTCGCTTGGAGCGTGGCGCGAACGCCCGTTATGGCGCCATCGATTTACTGGCAACAGCACTTGGTATTTCCCGTGAGCGCTTGATCAAGCTTCTCCGACGGGGCAGGCATAATGGGCTGGGCGAACGTAATAGTCCTTCCCAAGAGGACCATGAAGAAGGCAAATGACGATGGTAGATTACGAGGAAATGCGACATCATCCAAGATGTAGGCCGTAAGCCCTCCCACGTGTTACCTCATCTTTCTGCTCCCATCGTTGACCGTACCTACCAACTCGTAGCTCCAAACTTTTGTCCAGGGACTGAGACGCGCCCCTCCGGAGCATATCCCATGAAAAAAGAGCTGCGCCGCTCTCCTGGAGCGTACCCCCCATTCCCCTCAAACACGGACAGGATAGCACGAACGCCGCCCTTCAACCACTAACATGCTAACATCTCGGCTGTGGCCGTGGATATGCTGTGCCACTCGCAACGACCACCATGACGGCTTGAATCCTCGTTTGCTCCCAGCTGGCCTGTCAGAGGCTGAGACATTGCATCAGGAAGTGCCGCAGTCTATAGAGCGCCGCGACAACCAGATGGCGGGCACACTGAGGTAGACTCAATGGGCGGACATACAATTCCTTAAATCGCCTCAAAACTCATCTTGTGTATAGTTCAGCTTGATACTGGGCGATGAGTTCGGGACGGTCGTTGATGACTACTAAATGCTCAAGCAACTGGAAAAGTTCTGTCTGTGAGAAACTAGACGCCTCTCCCATCAGGAATGTTTGTTCGCCGCGCAGAGTAAATTGGTAACGCTCTTCACGTGCCCACCAATGAATCTCTGCTACCAACGATACATCAGAGATGGTAAAACTTCGCTCCAGACGTTCCGCTGTGTTCATCTCTGTTCCCGGAGGAGGCCACCGGAAACGCCGCAAACTGTAGAAGTCGAAGGAACTCATTGTGAGAGTACACAAAGCTTTGGCAGGGGAGACACTATTGAAAATCAAGGTGACAATCTGAAGTCCTCGAGAGCCTCTATTAGTCTGAAGGCTGGATAATGTCAAGCCTAGTGGATTCCCAGCCACCCCGTAGATCGACATTTCCGCTCCAGCTATCAGCTTATCGAATTGTACCCTGTGCCACTTGTCGTGGAATGTCTGGTTGTACAGCTTGCTTGATTCTTGGCGACCCCAGCGCTGTTCAAGATGCTCCTGTAGCCGGACAATAAAGTTGGGTCTCGGACAATAAAGTTGGGTCTCCACTTGTTGATGAGGATAGACCGAGCGAAGAAAGTCGCTCGCCAACTTCGCTGGTTTCCTGACCGCTTGGTTGTGAACTATGAGATGTTGTCTGGTATACGTTACGAGCAGAGAAGGGGCCGCCATGAAATAGCGGCCCCTTCTCTCGTTTTTCAGTGAGCATGAGCATATCTTCTTTTCCTGCTCAACCTCACTTGGGAGAGTTAACAATTTCTCCTGAAACAAGAGGAGATGCCCAGCCAGTGCTCATGGGAGCAAGAGATGATGGCTGGGCTTTCCTCGAAGTGAGTTTAATTTCCAGCAACGAGAGTCAATTCACTTCCAATGATGCTTTATTGCAACGGGGTGCGGGACTTGCTGCTTTTCCCACACGCCAATTGCGCCGGTTAGCACCATGTGGCTTGTGCCCTTGTTCTAATTCAAGCGATCAAGCATTCTCATGGCTTCTTGAATTGCTGCTTGCACCAACGGTTTATGCTGCTGGACATCTACCCCAGCTAGCTTTACTAACTCCCGGTGCGAAAGGGGTTTCCGTGCTATATTCCCTTGCTGAGCTACCCAATTGACGCGACGAACCGCGAACTGCTCAGTTGATTCTAGAACTTCATCGAGAGCTTGCATTGTCAATGGCAAGAAGGCAGCATTTCTGAACCAGTTTGAAGAGGAGGGTAGGGCCAACTGCAGTTTTAGAAGTGTTATTTTTTGCGGCGCGCCAGGGGCATCAAGAAGTTCTTGTGCTCTTTGTCGTATGACTTCAGCAGTCTCTCGATCGCGTCCTTCCCACTCTTGTGGGAGAATTTTTTGGCCCCCTCTTGATCCATATGGTTTGACTTGCCTATGCCAGCGATTACCTGGTGGTTGGCGGGCTTTGTGAGGAGGTAA
This region includes:
- a CDS encoding TraM recognition domain-containing protein, yielding MFFGDLLSDLQAWNDRLMVFVLALVGIGFITMLARILIQRRRGGPGSRKLRDRFKTRQRRRSRKALQELARGASVVLGKNLQAWPRQDIILPERSRCLNVINLGPVGAGKTSYFLSTFIAADIARPDVALVLFDGQREMTEQVLALAQRHHREVVLYPDAGFNPLVGPGGPHAHAALFADLFAQVSETGTQGASGYYLQKAQSFLRKTIPLYERAYRQPMLLQELLELCLSDERREGLLAAAAGSPEAREYTLFCNNWSKSDFDQNLSGLVNFLDRLCVGRNAFLYNQRHAPTLAECLEQKKVVMIRAGGPVGTQEHTLGLLYMISLQAYAAQRAITHSPHLVSVFLDEAHLYFTANFPTFIATARKRRVALQLGFQAFEQLEPFRQTITTNARTWIVHNGLLHLDAQVVADNIGKRNFQTRSWSYARFREPHATVSDTWDYLVQPHEIRGLDANHVLILTVEGRETAAHVLARKPRLLDLPTTPYHEPAVPMYAPPTIWAEPENRQPSTTSATRQAASDW
- a CDS encoding replication-relaxation family protein: MQPTARDVALFRYIGQRGLSNTQAIHQQFWAGRKIQTCQDRLAQLVKGGYLHTAMTDARGKAEQIYWLGRKAEHLFAAAERASFVKGRPAQAEIGHVLTMGDVLEKLKQRYRVTDVTTERALKGEHKRGLSTVLADGRMRLDGVEYLLEIDSPHYTGQRLRKKVAGFGKAGKPTLWVVASQARLRTVSRATAGQANIQVVQVNKL
- a CDS encoding helix-turn-helix transcriptional regulator, whose translation is MKKRFNFQQRSSQWPQRSSPRGVPIPRLATLRRQQGLSQAEPAERAGDGVSTISRLERGANARYGAIDLLATALGISRERLIKLLRRGRHNGLGERNSPSQEDHEEGK